One stretch of Alcaligenes faecalis DNA includes these proteins:
- a CDS encoding MFS transporter produces MCIGVMGTALASPLYPLYQDRWELNASHITQLYVAYMAAGLTGLLFLGRLSDMKGFMPVLRTGLILVTSGVTLSAFAWDVGSFLFSRIMIGMASSMIVTSASIGLGQFNRGGDVQRAAATTSLMLAFGFGLGPVVGGLIAQWVPNPLFSSYIPSMALGVLAIYALFQIKPIASKQPVPQKTSWRTWMPRLTLPATHLRRPYLIGCLSACCAFAMFSLFASLAPSFMAQMVPWHGPATSGFSIGIILFLSSGFQLLIRRWPAKRSVIVGLLSFTLACIALLINLWASSSLLFILCVLLTAFGHGLCMYGGMSIVQRVSPPHQRAGLTSTYLITGYLGAILPILGLGWLADHLGLDQGLMIFCSLIATAALIISIIAYLTPVLHKPATAA; encoded by the coding sequence ATGTGTATCGGGGTGATGGGCACGGCCTTGGCCAGCCCCTTGTACCCGTTGTACCAGGACCGTTGGGAACTGAACGCCAGCCATATCACCCAGCTGTATGTAGCCTATATGGCCGCCGGTTTGACGGGCCTGCTGTTCCTGGGCCGCCTGAGCGACATGAAAGGCTTTATGCCCGTGCTGCGTACCGGCCTGATTCTGGTAACCAGCGGCGTGACCCTGTCCGCCTTTGCCTGGGACGTGGGCAGCTTCCTGTTCAGCCGCATCATGATCGGGATGGCCTCCAGCATGATTGTGACCTCGGCCTCCATCGGCCTGGGGCAATTCAACCGGGGCGGAGACGTACAACGCGCGGCGGCCACCACCTCGCTGATGCTGGCCTTTGGTTTTGGCCTGGGCCCGGTCGTAGGCGGCCTGATTGCACAATGGGTCCCGAATCCGCTGTTCTCCAGCTACATCCCCTCCATGGCGCTGGGCGTGCTGGCCATCTATGCCCTGTTTCAGATCAAGCCCATTGCCAGCAAGCAGCCTGTGCCACAAAAGACCAGCTGGCGCACCTGGATGCCGCGCCTGACGCTGCCGGCTACCCATCTGCGCCGGCCCTATCTGATTGGCTGTCTGTCTGCCTGTTGCGCCTTTGCCATGTTCAGTCTGTTTGCCTCGCTGGCACCCAGCTTCATGGCACAAATGGTGCCTTGGCACGGCCCGGCCACCAGCGGCTTTTCCATCGGGATCATTCTGTTCCTGTCCTCGGGCTTCCAACTGCTGATCCGCCGCTGGCCCGCCAAGCGTAGCGTCATTGTGGGGCTGCTGTCCTTCACCCTGGCCTGTATCGCCTTGCTGATCAATCTGTGGGCCAGCTCCTCGCTGCTGTTCATTCTGTGCGTGCTGCTGACCGCCTTTGGTCATGGCCTGTGCATGTACGGCGGCATGTCCATCGTGCAGCGTGTCTCACCTCCGCATCAACGTGCCGGTCTGACGTCCACCTACCTGATCACCGGCTATCTGGGCGCCATTCTGCCTATTTTGGGCCTGGGCTGGCTGGCCGACCACTTGGGTCTGGACCAGGGCCTGATGATCTTCTGCAGCCTGATCGCCACTGCCGCGCTGATAATTTCCATCATCGCCTACCTGACACCCGTCCTGCACAAGCCCGCCACCGCGGCCTGA